In Pseudomonas alcaliphila JAB1, a single window of DNA contains:
- a CDS encoding biotin-dependent carboxyltransferase family protein, which produces MSAIDGGLRVLRSSPFIQLQDAGRFGVRHLGVTQCGALDWVAHRWANWLLGNPLTAAVVEITLGNAEFECRRDATLALTGADLGARLDEQPLAPWRSFEVRQGQRLSFAQPRQGARAYLAAPGGFQAPLVLGSCASMLREGLGGLQGDGRAIAVGDSLSWAGSTSATRQMPTEFIPEYQDAPRLQLVLGAQIGDFRGQSLFDAFNSQWLIDQRADRMGIRLNGPQLQCQRSSMISEGIPLGAVQVPPDGQPIILLNDRQTIGGYPRLGALTPQAVARLAQCLPGQTIQLAPTTQDSALLTQRRLLAQWQ; this is translated from the coding sequence ATGAGCGCTATCGATGGCGGCCTGCGCGTATTGCGCAGCAGCCCGTTCATTCAACTGCAGGATGCTGGCCGTTTCGGCGTACGCCACCTCGGCGTGACCCAGTGCGGCGCCCTGGACTGGGTTGCCCATCGCTGGGCCAACTGGCTGCTGGGCAACCCGCTGACTGCCGCTGTGGTGGAGATCACCCTGGGCAACGCCGAGTTCGAATGCCGCCGTGACGCCACACTGGCGCTGACCGGTGCCGACCTCGGCGCGCGTCTGGACGAGCAGCCGCTGGCGCCCTGGCGCAGCTTCGAGGTGCGCCAGGGCCAGCGTCTGAGCTTCGCCCAGCCGCGTCAGGGCGCCCGCGCCTATCTCGCAGCGCCAGGTGGATTCCAGGCGCCGCTGGTGCTGGGCAGTTGCGCCAGCATGCTACGTGAGGGCCTTGGTGGCCTGCAGGGCGATGGCCGAGCCATCGCTGTCGGTGATTCGCTGAGCTGGGCCGGCAGCACCAGCGCAACGCGGCAGATGCCCACCGAGTTCATTCCCGAGTACCAGGACGCACCGCGCCTGCAGTTGGTGTTGGGTGCACAGATCGGTGACTTCCGCGGCCAGAGCCTGTTCGACGCCTTCAACAGCCAATGGCTGATCGATCAGCGCGCCGACCGTATGGGCATTCGTCTCAACGGCCCGCAGCTGCAATGCCAACGCAGTTCGATGATCTCCGAAGGCATCCCGCTGGGCGCCGTGCAGGTACCGCCGGATGGCCAACCGATCATCCTGCTCAACGACCGCCAGACCATCGGTGGCTACCCGCGCCTCGGCGCGCTGACGCCACAGGCCGTGGCTCGGCTGGCGCAATGCCTGCCGGGGCAGACCATACAGCTTGCTCCCACCACGCAGGACAGCGCCCTGCTCACCCAGCGCCGGCTCCTGGCGCAGTGGCAATAG
- a CDS encoding BatD family protein translates to MKRLVFLLLLLLAGQAHAEAFFASVDRTRLSEGETVVLTLESTDPTRFGRPDLSPLDKDFEVLGSRQVNRLSSIGDTPRASTRWILTLQPRRNGEVTIPAIRLEDAETLPITLNVEAAVSAGNGEQLAPVFIDASLDQDNVYVQAQAVLTLRIYHSVSMYDDSSLTPLRIADARVEQLGEPRTYEKSIGGVLHGVIELQYAIYPQRSGQLVIPGQTFSATLVDRTRNNDFLPFGPRTGKVSRVKSPDIPLQVKPKPADYPADAPWLPARALGLAETWNPQPEQSQVGDSLTRRLILKVDGLSSAQLPPLPATQVDGLRRYPDQPQMSDQKSETGIIGTREEREALVPNRSGSFDLPPLEVLWWNTQTDTLERTTLSARTLQVAENPQLQNDEQPNTPMVTTQVIEGPELWPWQLACAVLSLTTLLGFGLWWHARRQPAIQRAAQSGPSPRTLLDDIKRACQAGDAQATRHALDAWARQQPETLADMAARYVPLSDALDGLNGALYSEVGQQWQGEELWKAIRNLPAAQEPSTAPQESSALPPLYPR, encoded by the coding sequence ATGAAGCGTCTGGTCTTCCTGCTTCTTCTACTGCTCGCGGGGCAGGCCCATGCAGAAGCCTTTTTCGCCAGCGTCGACCGCACTCGCCTGAGCGAGGGCGAAACCGTGGTGCTGACGCTGGAGTCGACCGACCCGACCCGCTTCGGCCGACCCGACCTGAGCCCGCTGGATAAGGACTTCGAAGTGCTTGGCAGCCGCCAGGTCAATCGCCTGAGCAGCATCGGCGATACGCCACGCGCCAGCACTCGCTGGATCCTGACCCTGCAGCCACGCCGCAACGGTGAGGTGACGATCCCGGCGATCCGCCTGGAAGACGCCGAAACCCTGCCGATCACGCTGAACGTCGAGGCAGCCGTCAGCGCCGGCAACGGCGAACAGCTGGCACCGGTATTCATCGATGCCAGCCTCGATCAGGACAACGTCTACGTTCAGGCCCAGGCCGTGCTGACCCTGCGCATCTACCACTCGGTGTCCATGTACGACGACAGCAGCCTGACGCCCCTGCGCATAGCGGATGCACGGGTCGAGCAACTGGGCGAACCACGCACCTACGAGAAGAGCATCGGCGGCGTGCTGCACGGCGTGATCGAGCTGCAATACGCCATCTACCCGCAGCGCAGCGGACAACTGGTGATCCCGGGCCAGACCTTCAGCGCCACCCTGGTCGATCGCACACGCAACAATGATTTCCTGCCCTTCGGCCCCCGTACCGGCAAGGTCTCGCGGGTCAAATCACCGGACATTCCGCTGCAGGTCAAACCCAAGCCGGCCGACTACCCGGCTGACGCGCCCTGGCTACCGGCGCGTGCCCTGGGCCTGGCGGAGACCTGGAACCCGCAACCGGAGCAGAGCCAGGTTGGCGATTCCCTGACCCGCCGCCTGATTCTCAAGGTCGATGGCCTTTCCAGCGCCCAGCTGCCGCCATTGCCGGCAACCCAGGTAGACGGCCTGCGTCGCTACCCGGATCAGCCGCAGATGAGCGACCAGAAGAGCGAAACGGGCATCATCGGTACCCGCGAAGAACGCGAGGCGCTGGTACCCAATCGCAGCGGCAGTTTCGATCTGCCGCCCTTGGAAGTGCTGTGGTGGAACACCCAGACCGACACGCTGGAGCGCACCACCCTCTCCGCCCGTACGCTGCAGGTCGCGGAAAACCCGCAACTGCAGAACGATGAACAACCCAATACGCCGATGGTGACGACCCAGGTGATCGAGGGGCCGGAACTGTGGCCCTGGCAGCTGGCCTGCGCTGTGCTGAGCTTGACCACGCTGCTCGGCTTCGGCTTGTGGTGGCATGCCCGCCGGCAACCGGCGATCCAGCGCGCGGCGCAGAGTGGCCCGAGCCCGCGCACGCTGCTCGACGACATCAAGCGCGCCTGCCAGGCCGGCGATGCCCAGGCCACTCGTCATGCACTCGACGCCTGGGCTCGCCAACAACCGGAAACCCTCGCCGATATGGCCGCACGCTACGTGCCGCTGTCGGACGCCCTGGACGGTCTCAACGGCGCGCTATACAGCGAAGTTGGCCAGCAATGGCAAGGCGAGGAGCTGTGGAAGGCGATTCGCAACCTGCCCGCCGCACAGGAGCCAAGCACAGCGCCGCAGGAAAGCAGCGCGCTGCCGCCGCTGTATCCGCGCTAG
- a CDS encoding allophanate hydrolase subunit 1 → MKAPNARLEVAGIDSVILRLFDFIDEANMPWMLAARTRLQEVFGGALIDLVPSYTTLLLHYDLCQLDSEQARAKVAEALDGLQPADLQGGREHQLPTWYDRSVGPELQLLARRSGLSEAEVIARHSGHAYQVFALGFAPGFAFMGLVEEILAAPRLSTPRKRIAAGSVGIAERQTAAYPVVSPGGWNLIGRTPSRLFGSDIEGYSLLQPGDRVRFVPIERAEFIRLGGDDSPLEASQ, encoded by the coding sequence ATGAAGGCGCCCAACGCCCGGCTGGAAGTCGCCGGCATCGATAGTGTGATCCTGCGTCTGTTCGACTTTATCGATGAAGCCAACATGCCGTGGATGCTGGCCGCACGCACGCGCCTGCAGGAAGTGTTCGGCGGCGCGCTGATCGACCTCGTCCCCTCCTACACCACGCTGTTGCTGCACTACGACCTGTGCCAGCTCGACAGCGAGCAGGCGCGAGCGAAGGTCGCCGAAGCACTCGATGGCTTGCAGCCTGCCGATCTGCAAGGCGGTCGCGAACACCAGTTGCCCACCTGGTACGACCGCAGCGTCGGCCCGGAGCTGCAGTTGCTGGCCCGGCGCAGCGGGCTCAGTGAGGCCGAGGTGATCGCCCGGCACAGCGGCCATGCCTATCAGGTATTCGCCCTGGGCTTCGCGCCCGGCTTCGCCTTCATGGGGCTGGTCGAGGAAATCCTCGCCGCGCCGCGCCTGAGCACACCGCGCAAGCGCATCGCCGCCGGCAGCGTCGGCATCGCCGAACGACAGACGGCCGCCTACCCGGTGGTTTCGCCCGGTGGCTGGAACCTGATCGGGCGCACGCCGAGCCGCCTGTTCGGCAGCGACATCGAAGGCTACAGCCTGCTGCAACCCGGTGATCGGGTGCGTTTCGTGCCCATCGAGCGCGCCGAATTCATCCGCCTGGGTGGTGACGACAGCCCGCTGGAGGCCAGCCAATGA
- a CDS encoding DUF58 domain-containing protein produces the protein MQTPASQPGIHIALGELIDMRHKVHEVPLFSTPARRSPLIGLHHSKLRGRGVDFDQVRVYQPGDDVRTIDWRVTARTQEPHTKLFHEERERPIFIIAEQSQRLFFGSGQCFKSVLAARAAALIGWAALGHNDRIGGLVFADNEHHEVKPRRSKQSLLQLLNLLARANQALGPESQANTGRDNFGLALRRAREVLRPGSLVIVLCDERALSDNAEQQLTLLARHTDLLLLPLSDPLDHALPAAGLLRFTQNGAQLELDSHNGDLRQAYRTQAQAREARWQRLAQKLGVPLLPLSTQFELVEQLQEQLSALHSRKSL, from the coding sequence ATGCAAACCCCCGCCAGCCAACCCGGCATCCATATCGCCCTCGGCGAGCTGATCGACATGCGCCACAAGGTGCATGAAGTGCCGCTGTTCTCCACACCGGCTCGGCGCAGCCCGCTGATCGGCCTGCATCACTCCAAGCTGCGCGGTCGCGGCGTGGACTTCGACCAGGTGCGCGTTTATCAGCCGGGCGACGACGTGCGCACCATCGACTGGCGCGTCACCGCACGCACCCAGGAGCCGCACACCAAGCTGTTCCATGAGGAGCGCGAGCGCCCCATCTTCATCATCGCCGAGCAGAGCCAGCGCCTGTTCTTCGGCTCCGGCCAGTGCTTCAAGTCGGTGCTGGCCGCGCGTGCTGCAGCGCTGATTGGCTGGGCTGCGCTGGGGCATAACGACCGCATCGGCGGCCTGGTGTTCGCCGACAACGAGCATCACGAAGTCAAACCACGGCGCAGCAAGCAGAGCCTGCTGCAACTGCTCAATCTGCTGGCCCGTGCCAACCAGGCGCTCGGCCCGGAGAGCCAGGCCAACACGGGCCGCGACAACTTCGGCCTGGCCCTGCGCCGCGCTCGCGAGGTGCTGCGCCCAGGCAGCCTGGTGATCGTGCTGTGCGACGAACGCGCCCTCAGCGATAACGCCGAACAGCAGCTGACACTGCTCGCGCGCCACACCGATCTGTTGCTGCTGCCACTGTCCGACCCGCTCGACCACGCCCTGCCCGCCGCCGGCCTGCTGCGCTTTACCCAGAACGGCGCTCAGCTGGAGCTCGACAGCCACAATGGTGACCTGCGCCAGGCCTACCGCACCCAGGCTCAGGCCCGTGAAGCACGCTGGCAGCGTCTGGCGCAGAAGCTCGGCGTACCGCTGCTGCCGCTGAGCACCCAGTTCGAACTGGTCGAGCAATTGCAGGAGCAACTCAGCGCCCTGCATTCGAGAAAGTCGCTATGA
- a CDS encoding VWA domain-containing protein, with amino-acid sequence MSLLWPEWLRPLWLLAVPALAWLLWRLWHRERQSGRWQLLLPAAFHQALLKGGSGRSSKLPWLALGLAWLLAVLALLGPSWQRVEQSNQKPADPLVVLLELTPQMLATDGRPNRLEQTRRKLLDLLEARRDAQTAIIVYAGSAHSLVPLSDDLATSRNLLEALKPSLMPEPGRRADLAVARALQLLDQAQLGQGRLLLITSALSEEERSGIQQALQKRSVPLLILGVGSREGAPVVQEDGSFLKDSRGAILIPRLDARGLRETAEAHSGRYAASRLDDEDLRRLGLLDGPQAMRAAGEPTQLDSHIDQGYWLLLPLLLLAACAGRRGWLFCLPLLLMLPPQSSHAFELDDLWLRPDQQGQRLLQAQRPAEAAQRFVDPQWQGKALYEAEDYAAAAERFAKGDSAADHYNRGNALAKAGELEAALDAYEQALERQPELAAAQHNKTLVEQALRQRENQQQSGEGDSAEQQEQANEQSQPNESPAGQPAESTAAQPTQPGSSGENSENSDVQGSANGAGEDTQPSTSSELPSDAEPVAPPRTEADLGTAAERRQALEQWLRQIPDDPAELLRRKFWYEQQQRQDSNQ; translated from the coding sequence ATGAGCCTGCTCTGGCCGGAATGGCTGCGCCCACTGTGGCTGCTGGCAGTGCCTGCGTTGGCCTGGCTGCTCTGGCGCCTGTGGCATCGCGAGCGCCAGAGCGGGCGCTGGCAACTCCTGTTGCCGGCGGCCTTCCATCAGGCGCTACTCAAGGGTGGCAGCGGCCGCTCCAGCAAGCTGCCCTGGCTGGCACTCGGCCTGGCCTGGCTGCTAGCCGTACTGGCGCTGCTCGGCCCCAGTTGGCAGCGCGTTGAGCAGAGCAACCAGAAGCCTGCCGATCCGTTGGTGGTTCTGCTCGAACTGACGCCGCAGATGCTCGCCACCGACGGTCGCCCCAACCGCCTGGAACAGACCCGGCGCAAGCTGCTCGATCTGCTCGAAGCGCGTCGCGATGCGCAGACGGCGATCATCGTCTATGCCGGTAGCGCACACAGCCTGGTGCCGCTGTCCGATGACCTGGCCACCAGCCGCAACCTGCTCGAAGCGCTGAAACCCTCGCTGATGCCGGAGCCGGGGCGTCGCGCCGATCTGGCTGTGGCCCGTGCACTGCAGCTGCTCGACCAGGCGCAACTGGGCCAGGGTCGCCTGCTGCTGATCACCAGTGCCCTCTCTGAAGAGGAACGCAGCGGCATCCAGCAAGCGCTGCAAAAGCGCTCGGTACCCCTGCTGATTCTCGGCGTGGGCAGTCGCGAAGGCGCGCCGGTGGTGCAGGAAGACGGCAGCTTCCTCAAGGATTCGCGCGGCGCCATCCTGATTCCGCGCCTCGATGCGCGCGGCCTGCGTGAAACCGCTGAAGCCCATAGCGGCCGCTACGCAGCGAGCCGCCTGGACGACGAGGACCTGCGTCGCCTGGGCCTGCTCGACGGCCCGCAGGCCATGCGCGCAGCGGGTGAGCCGACACAGCTCGACAGCCATATCGACCAGGGCTACTGGCTACTGCTGCCGCTGCTGTTGCTCGCCGCCTGCGCCGGACGTCGCGGCTGGCTGTTCTGCCTGCCACTGCTGCTGATGCTGCCGCCCCAGAGCAGCCATGCCTTCGAACTCGACGATCTCTGGCTGCGCCCCGATCAGCAGGGCCAGCGCCTGCTTCAGGCGCAACGCCCGGCCGAGGCCGCGCAACGCTTCGTCGATCCGCAGTGGCAAGGCAAGGCACTCTATGAGGCCGAGGATTATGCCGCCGCCGCAGAACGTTTCGCCAAGGGCGACAGCGCAGCCGATCATTACAATCGCGGCAATGCACTGGCCAAGGCCGGCGAACTGGAGGCAGCGCTGGATGCCTATGAGCAGGCCCTGGAGCGCCAGCCAGAGCTGGCCGCGGCGCAGCACAACAAAACGTTGGTGGAACAAGCGCTGCGTCAGCGCGAAAATCAGCAGCAATCAGGCGAGGGTGATTCGGCCGAGCAGCAGGAACAAGCCAACGAGCAGTCGCAGCCGAATGAATCGCCGGCCGGCCAGCCCGCCGAGAGTACTGCCGCACAGCCTACCCAGCCGGGCAGTAGCGGTGAGAACAGTGAAAACAGCGACGTACAGGGCAGCGCCAATGGCGCCGGGGAAGACACCCAGCCCAGCACCAGCAGTGAACTCCCGAGCGACGCCGAGCCCGTTGCGCCACCCCGCACGGAAGCCGATCTGGGCACGGCGGCGGAACGCCGACAGGCGCTGGAACAATGGCTGCGGCAGATCCCGGATGACCCGGCCGAACTGCTGCGGCGCAAATTCTGGTATGAACAGCAACAGCGTCAGGACTCGAATCAATGA
- a CDS encoding 5-oxoprolinase subunit PxpA: MNDLLLNCDIGESFGAWTMGLDAEVMPYIDCANIACGFHASDPSVMRKTVALAVTHDVRIGAHTAYQDLVGFGRRSMDCTPQEVEDLMLYQIGALEGICRSQGTRVSYVKPHGALYQDMMRKPATLRAVMSAVAKYDRQLPLMLMCTRDNSAAQALGDEFGLTLWFEAFADRAYDAAGFLVSRSLPGAVHHDSEVIVSQAVTLARGEALQASDGSALHLAAQTLCVHGDNASSVAAVQRIRQAFDSLVQA; the protein is encoded by the coding sequence GTGAACGATCTGCTTCTGAACTGCGACATCGGCGAAAGCTTCGGCGCCTGGACCATGGGCCTGGACGCCGAGGTCATGCCCTATATCGACTGCGCCAACATCGCCTGCGGTTTCCACGCTTCCGACCCCAGCGTGATGCGCAAGACCGTGGCCCTGGCCGTGACCCACGATGTACGCATCGGTGCACACACCGCTTACCAGGATCTGGTCGGTTTCGGCCGCCGCTCGATGGACTGCACGCCGCAGGAAGTCGAAGACCTGATGCTCTACCAGATCGGTGCGCTGGAAGGCATCTGCCGCAGTCAGGGCACCCGTGTCAGCTACGTCAAACCTCACGGCGCGCTGTATCAGGACATGATGCGCAAGCCCGCCACCCTGCGCGCGGTGATGAGCGCCGTGGCCAAGTACGACCGCCAGTTGCCGCTGATGCTGATGTGCACCCGCGACAACAGCGCAGCCCAGGCACTGGGCGACGAATTCGGCCTGACCCTGTGGTTCGAAGCCTTCGCCGACCGCGCCTACGATGCCGCCGGTTTCCTGGTCAGCCGCAGCCTGCCGGGTGCCGTGCATCACGACAGCGAGGTGATCGTCAGCCAGGCAGTCACCCTGGCGCGTGGCGAGGCCCTGCAGGCCAGCGACGGCAGCGCACTGCACCTGGCCGCGCAGACACTGTGCGTGCATGGCGACAACGCCAGTTCGGTGGCTGCCGTGCAACGCATCCGCCAGGCCTTCGACAGTCTGGTTCAGGCATGA
- a CDS encoding MoxR family ATPase produces the protein MEHREALVALRQFLSTQILGQEKLIERLLIALLADGHLLVEGAPGLAKTKAIKELAEGIEGEFHRIQFTPDLLPADITGTEIYRPETGSFVFQQGPIFHNLVLADEINRAPAKVQSALLEAMAERQVSVGRSTYNLSPLFLVMATQNPIEQEGTYPLPEAQLDRFLMHVKIGFPDAAVERKILAQARGDALNGEAKPEHRVSQQAVFAARKEILGLYMADAVEEYLVQLVMASRTPAKFDAELADWIAYGASPRGSIALDRCARAHAWLAGRDFVSPEDIQAVLFDVLRHRIILSFEAEASGVDQDRVIQRILDVVAVA, from the coding sequence ATGGAACACCGTGAAGCGCTGGTCGCATTACGCCAATTTCTCTCCACCCAGATTCTCGGCCAGGAAAAGCTCATCGAGCGCCTGCTGATCGCCCTGCTCGCCGACGGCCATCTGCTGGTCGAAGGCGCCCCCGGCCTGGCCAAGACCAAGGCGATCAAGGAACTGGCCGAAGGCATAGAAGGCGAGTTCCATCGCATCCAGTTCACCCCCGACCTACTCCCGGCGGACATCACCGGCACCGAGATCTACCGTCCGGAAACCGGCAGCTTCGTGTTCCAGCAGGGGCCGATCTTCCACAACCTGGTGCTGGCCGACGAGATCAACCGTGCCCCGGCCAAGGTGCAATCGGCGCTGCTCGAAGCCATGGCCGAGCGCCAGGTGTCGGTAGGCCGCAGCACCTACAACCTGTCGCCACTGTTTCTGGTCATGGCCACGCAGAACCCCATCGAGCAGGAAGGCACCTACCCGCTGCCGGAAGCGCAGCTCGACCGTTTTCTGATGCACGTGAAGATCGGTTTTCCCGATGCGGCGGTGGAGCGCAAGATCCTCGCCCAGGCCCGTGGCGATGCGCTCAATGGCGAGGCCAAGCCCGAGCACCGGGTCAGCCAGCAGGCGGTGTTCGCCGCGCGCAAGGAAATTCTCGGCCTGTACATGGCCGATGCCGTGGAGGAGTACCTGGTGCAACTGGTCATGGCCAGCCGCACCCCGGCCAAATTCGATGCCGAGCTGGCCGACTGGATCGCCTATGGCGCCAGCCCGCGCGGCTCCATCGCCCTCGACCGTTGCGCCCGCGCCCATGCCTGGCTGGCCGGGCGCGACTTCGTCAGCCCCGAGGATATCCAGGCGGTGCTGTTCGACGTGTTGCGCCATCGCATCATCCTGTCCTTCGAGGCGGAAGCCTCGGGCGTCGATCAGGACCGCGTGATCCAGCGCATCCTCGACGTGGTGGCGGTGGCTTGA
- a CDS encoding DUF4381 domain-containing protein, which produces MNPIDQLQPLIDPPPILWWPPAPGWWVLAVLLPLLGWALWRLLRNWRRRAPKVAAEQTLDPLRQAALDELARLSKPYDGAPAGPWLQQLNALLKRLCRERYPESASHTLSSRAWLAFLDNRCPAAGLTRWMILVDGGYRPQCTLSDKAIVELDQAIAIWIRKHV; this is translated from the coding sequence ATGAACCCCATCGACCAGTTGCAGCCGCTGATCGACCCGCCTCCCATACTCTGGTGGCCGCCGGCTCCGGGCTGGTGGGTGCTGGCCGTGCTGCTGCCATTGCTCGGCTGGGCACTGTGGCGTTTGCTACGCAACTGGCGCCGACGTGCGCCCAAGGTGGCGGCTGAGCAGACACTCGATCCACTGCGTCAGGCCGCGCTCGATGAGCTGGCACGCTTGAGCAAACCCTATGACGGTGCTCCGGCTGGCCCCTGGCTGCAGCAGCTCAACGCCCTGCTCAAGCGCCTGTGCCGCGAACGCTATCCAGAGAGCGCCAGCCACACCCTGAGCAGCCGCGCCTGGCTGGCGTTTCTCGACAACCGCTGCCCGGCGGCGGGCCTGACCCGCTGGATGATCCTCGTCGATGGCGGCTACAGGCCGCAGTGCACCCTGAGCGACAAGGCCATCGTGGAGCTCGATCAGGCCATCGCCATCTGGATTCGCAAGCATGTTTGA
- a CDS encoding VWA domain-containing protein, whose translation MFEFAWLWVFLLAPLPWLLRLLLPPADSGDAALRVGFLDELQALSGRRARAALPSWRQQAPLALLWFLLLCAAARPQWVGEPLPLPASGRDLLLAVDVSGSMDYADMQWDDEPISRLELVKRLLGDFIEGRRGDRVGLILFGSQAYLQAPLTFDRHTVRTWLDEAMIGIAGKNTAIGDAIGLAVKRLRQRPAQSRVLVLITDGANNGGEIDPMVAAQLAADEGVRIYAIGIGADPQQSSAFGSFGFSALDLDETSLRAITDVTGGEYFRARNQAELEQIELTLDRLEPVAQQPTLARPALALYPWPLALALLGSLLLVGQVLWPDLLQRLRRRT comes from the coding sequence ATGTTTGAGTTCGCCTGGCTCTGGGTCTTTCTGCTCGCGCCGCTGCCCTGGCTACTGCGCCTGCTGCTGCCTCCGGCAGACAGCGGCGATGCGGCGCTGCGCGTCGGCTTTCTCGACGAATTGCAGGCCCTCAGCGGGCGCCGCGCCCGCGCCGCCCTGCCCAGCTGGCGCCAACAAGCACCGCTGGCACTGCTCTGGTTTCTGCTGCTGTGCGCCGCCGCACGGCCGCAGTGGGTCGGCGAACCGCTGCCGCTGCCGGCCAGCGGCCGCGACCTGCTGCTGGCGGTGGATGTCTCCGGCTCCATGGATTACGCCGACATGCAGTGGGACGACGAGCCCATCAGCCGTCTGGAACTGGTCAAGCGCCTGCTCGGCGATTTCATCGAAGGCCGCCGTGGCGATCGGGTGGGCCTGATCCTGTTCGGCAGCCAGGCCTATCTGCAGGCACCGCTGACCTTCGACCGTCACACGGTGCGCACCTGGCTGGACGAAGCCATGATCGGCATCGCCGGCAAGAACACCGCCATCGGCGATGCCATCGGCCTGGCGGTCAAGCGCCTGCGCCAGCGCCCGGCGCAGAGCCGCGTGCTGGTGCTGATCACCGACGGCGCCAACAACGGCGGCGAGATCGATCCGATGGTCGCCGCGCAACTGGCCGCCGATGAAGGCGTACGCATCTATGCCATCGGCATCGGCGCCGATCCGCAGCAAAGCAGTGCATTCGGCAGCTTCGGCTTCAGCGCCCTGGATCTGGACGAAACCAGCCTGCGCGCGATCACCGACGTCACTGGCGGTGAGTATTTCCGCGCACGCAATCAGGCCGAGCTGGAGCAGATCGAACTGACCCTCGACCGCCTCGAGCCGGTCGCCCAGCAACCTACCCTCGCCCGCCCGGCCCTGGCCCTCTATCCCTGGCCGCTGGCGCTGGCGCTACTGGGCTCGCTGCTGCTGGTCGGTCAGGTACTGTGGCCCGACCTGCTGCAGCGGCTGCGGAGGCGTACATGA